Genomic window (Palaemon carinicauda isolate YSFRI2023 chromosome 42, ASM3689809v2, whole genome shotgun sequence):
taggttggccaaagcaccagccacccattgagatattaccttaagagttattgggtcttttgactgttCGTCAGATATTACTATCTTGGATCCctttttggttacggctcatttttcctttgcttacacatacatcgaatagcctggcctattctttacacaatctttTTCCTCGtaaacctaacaacactaagataactgaaaaaaattcattttcactcaaaggattaactactgcattaGAATAGTTCTGTGGctctttccacttggtaatggtagaagaaactctttagatatgataagcagctcttttaggggaaggacacaccaaaatcaaaccattgttctctagtcatgggttatgtcatagcctctgtaccagggtctttcactatcttgggttagagttctcttgcttgagggtacactcatgcacactatccTCACTATTGGATCCCTTGGAATTACAgcttagcttcctgcttttccaactggggttgtgacttagctagtaataataatatcattcatgATAGTTacatttatgtgaatatatttggatgaggaaaatttattttcattttgtattttattaagatTACTTACAATTTCTTAGGTTTACGAGTTTGTCCTGGAGTCTGCGTGGCGGATCGCATCAGCGATTACTGTGAAGCTGCTTTAGATGTGGAGCAGTTTTGCAAGGCAGGATTGAGATGCTGCGTCTCTGCAGACCTCTTTATCGATGTGGATGAACCTCCCAAGGAATTTGTGCTTCTTAAACGCAGGAAACCACCTCAAGAGGAAGACAGCGTACCAGAGGTTTGAAAGagatatttgtttgttttataaaagttGTTCATAGTGAGGTAATATCCTCTCTTGTTTTAATTTGTTATGGCTCTCCACTAATATCTGCTtgtattatttatttacaaaatactGTAGTGTTTTAcccatttttaaagaaaaattcttatttttattcaataGGCTTCAGAACTGGCATCTATCACTCCTgctacaacaaccacaacaactacCACCACAGAACAGCCATCTACTGAATCGACAACAGTGTATACACGGAGACCACGTCCAACTACCACCCCGCCAAGGAATATACCTCCTGAGCTTCGCTGTAAAGGAACATGCGTAGCTGGTTTCTTTGCTTTCTTATGTGATGAAATAGACCGCAATGGGCTCTGTCCTCGAGGGGGAAGATGCTGTGTCACCCAAAGACGGAAACCCGATTCCGGTAAACCAGAAGCCGATCAGAGAAAACCCACTCCTTCCACCTCGACAACCACCACCACAACCCCTCCCCCACCTCCAGAGTGCCCTGGTTCTTGTTTACCAGTATTGGTTTCCTCTTTCTGTAGTCAGCCTTCAGTTTTGATAGATACAAGTAACTGTGCGGAAGGCACTATTTGCTGTGATACTTATGTGGAGAATGAAGTGCCTCCACCAACACCACCACCTCAAAGACAACCACCTCCACCAGTACGTCCAGCGACACCTGCGGACAGACCACTACCTTCTGCATTTAATGCTTTGAGTAATCTCTTCTCACGACCATCATCCCCACCAAGACGGGAAGACTTAAGGCCTCATAGACCTTATAGACCACTTCCTCCTCCACCACCAACCACTACCACCACAACCACCACTACGACGACCACCACAACTACTACAACACCACCTCCAACTGAAGCTCCCGATCTTCGTCTGGAATGTCCTGGAACTTGTATCCAGCCAATACTTTCATTTACATGCTTTGGTAAGCAGATAATCCTAGATATACTTCTCAGACCTTCTGAAAGATTCACATAACCTGATACTATAATCATAACTTCTTTCTGTAATTGTATTTGATTTCAAGAAGAGATTAAAAGTATGTGTCCATTGTTATGTGTAGCCATAGATTTGattttatatacattttgaatCGATATGATCCTCACTCACATATTTTAGTATCCAACTCTTTCAGATACATCTTGAGAGATTAGTTGCCACTTAGATATTCACAAGACCATGGTAAAACTACACCATCTATTAGACATGCCCTATGtcttatacagtgatgcctcagcatacgaaagtaatccgttcaggatacggtttcgtatcctgattttttcgtatcctgagtcgcgttttacatgtaaatatcctaatccgttccaagccttacgaaaacacaccttttctttcataaacacgctaaactgtagtaataaacatgcaatgcagccatttctatcattcaataattaacccaaccattaaaaatagcctaatccattccagaaaccaccatgagattattcaataatgtagttatagcctagttatcccctccaagccctaggaaaacggtccattttctttaatactgtatgaaagttacggtactgtatgtaaagcatttggatcagtgaaggtgtattgttacctgtacacctaaattaagggttgataccctgaaaaaaaaggtacagttaattaacaaaaaagttgaaacttactttTTGAttgaaattactctcagcgacgagttgggatctcgtaagcttttcgtatcctgaaattttttttgtatactggggcataaaaatcttcgtatcgcttttcataccctgaatttttcgtaagcagaaactttcgtatccagaggtatcactgtatataaaaAGCTCTTTTGCCCCTTATTAAAATGTTAAATGTTTCCCCTATTCTTAGGCAACGCAGACATGACAGACCTGTTCAGATGTAAGAAGTCCAACACTCAATGCTGTTCACCAAAGTCTGCTCTTCGAGATCTCATCCGTTACGAGGACCAACCAAACATCGCTAGAAACGATACAGTGTGGCGACCACCATTTGATCCTGCATACGATCCTTCGTCTTATGGACCGCCAGGATTTGACCCCTCTTCCGTTCATCCGGATTATGATCACTCTTCTTATGGGCAACCTGGCTATGAACAAGAACAGCCTCCCTATGTACAACCACCTTACGAACATCCTCACGTAGATGATGAGTATGGAACTTCTTACGACCAACCCCCTTACAAACAGCCTGAGTACGAGCAGACTGGATTCGTGGAACGGCCCTACGAACAACCTCCATATGAACAGCCAAAGTATCAAGGTCCTCCACATCGAGAGCCAGTATATGAAGAACCATATGAAGAGCCACCCTATCATTCACCTCCATTTGAAGAACCAGCTTATGGAAGACCACACGAACCCGTACATTATGAACACGAACAGCCTCCTTACCAATCATTCCATGCTAGAAGAAACACATCACAAGGTAAGCGTTTGGTCAGATGATTGGATTAAGCAAAATAAAAAAGTAACCTTTAGTACTAAAGGTTGAAATAAACTTTATATTGGAAATATAACAAGTTTGGTATTCCCAAGCGAGGCAAATACAGTATCTCCAACCTGGCTAATTTTAAAAGTTGATATGAATGATTTTGTCATATCTCCTACCttgaatactatagtcaatttcttttagcgatgcagatttgcaccgactcgcagcggtgcccttttagtgcccttttagctcggaaaagtttcctgatcgctgattggttggacgagataattctaaccaatcagcgatcaggaaacttttccgagctaaaagggcaccgctgcgagtcggtgcaaatctgcatcgctaaaagaaattgactataacttTCAAAGACACTTGTGTTCTTAAGGATTAGTATCAATGATTTTATCATATCTCTTACCCTAAATACTAACTTTCAAAGACACTTGTGTTCTTTCCAGTGGTTGCACCCAAGCCTGTAGAAACAACCAGGGCCCCTCTAAGCAAGTATGTTTGCGGCGTCAAGGGAACCCACCGAAGTGGGCGTGTTGTTGGTGGAGAAGATGCCTTACCTGGTGAATGGTGTTGGCAAGTAGCTCTCATCAACTCACTGAATCAATATCTGTGTGGAGGAGCGCTGATAGGCACCCAATGGGTATTGACAGCTGCCCACTGCGTCACAAAGTGAGTTGCCATTTTGTATGGGTACTAACATCACTGGTGATAAattatattttcagtatttccttcattCTCTGCTTGTCTTGTGCAGTTACTTTTGTTAATAGAACCTATTTATATGGTTGATTATTTGATAAATCTGGGCatgaattgtaattgtaattgtaaaaaaGTTATGGATAATTTGAATCTGAATGTTGTgcggatgtagtacaatagagagtaaaagatgtgagattggaagtatgttttggaatagaaggatggacgTATGTATTGGcttatgtgagacaaagataaagggaagggtgaagtgatgtttggtgaagtgacagaTAGTGTcaaggattgaaaggggaagagcaggaGAGGGAGTGCCTCTATTGCTGAGTGAAAGGATGACAGGTAATgtaatggaatggaaggaggtattatcttggttaatgtgggtaaaggttagggtgggtagggaatgttgggcttttgttagtgcatatgggccaggttgtgagaaaagtgaagagtggaattaggtgtgtagaaggaattatgtactgtagttgtgatgggtgacttaaatgccagagtaggtgctggagaggtagatgaTGTCATTGGGAGGTATGGCGGACCAGGTGAAAATGAAATGAGTggagtgagagactggtagatatgtgtgttgtaCAAGTGCTGGTGATAAGTTGTAGTTTTTTCAAAGTGAAAGATACTAACAAGTACagatatacatgggtaagagtggcaaatggaagtggtagaaaggtcattaattgattatgtgttgatgactagaaggatgtttggaagattgaaacatgggcacgtgtttaggggtatgactaatggtatgtctgataattttttggttgagggaaaattagttatagcaaaagagttgggggatgtaaaagggggatagtgaaggttgaag
Coding sequences:
- the LOC137633264 gene encoding protein masquerade-like isoform X1; translation: MGGSASEVALIIGLVFFSLAGRGVLVASQQQTATTLKPPGIPASVVSTLLESLAKAVDSDNCPGKCLQGLAALICNEVLEGPERCPVRGAKCCVPRKPSKDNDRLKDETTDAQYIITDVTTESLSDPEDQTTVSTEGLFTWTGIQNADDNEMDNISPTPQPSTEDPMVAGLAGEIDAPAVNHDKIGEADAEGPASDMPEDKDMATTNEPDSTTPEAQAYAPSSSLRVCPGVCVADRISDYCEAALDVEQFCKAGLRCCVSADLFIDVDEPPKEFVLLKRRKPPQEEDSVPEASELASITPATTTTTTTTTEQPSTESTTVYTRRPRPTTTPPRNIPPELRCKGTCVAGFFAFLCDEIDRNGLCPRGGRCCVTQRRKPDSGKPEADQRKPTPSTSTTTTTTPPPPPECPGSCLPVLVSSFCSQPSVLIDTSNCAEGTICCDTYVENEVPPPTPPPQRQPPPPVRPATPADRPLPSAFNALSNLFSRPSSPPRREDLRPHRPYRPLPPPPPTTTTTTTTTTTTTTTTTPPPTEAPDLRLECPGTCIQPILSFTCFGNADMTDLFRCKKSNTQCCSPKSALRDLIRYEDQPNIARNDTVWRPPFDPAYDPSSYGPPGFDPSSVHPDYDHSSYGQPGYEQEQPPYVQPPYEHPHVDDEYGTSYDQPPYKQPEYEQTGFVERPYEQPPYEQPKYQGPPHREPVYEEPYEEPPYHSPPFEEPAYGRPHEPVHYEHEQPPYQSFHARRNTSQVVAPKPVETTRAPLSKYVCGVKGTHRSGRVVGGEDALPGEWCWQVALINSLNQYLCGGALIGTQWVLTAAHCVTNIVRSGDAIYVRVGDHDLTTKFGSPGAQTLRVATTYIHHNHNSQTLDNDIALLKLSGHADLEEGVCLACLPARGVSQDAGIRCTVTGYGYMGETGPIPLRVREAQVPVVSENECLRKVNAVTERVFILPASSFCAGGESGHDACQGDGGGPLVCNVDGYYELTGLVSWGFGCGRQDVPGVYVKVSAFIGWINQIISVNNL
- the LOC137633264 gene encoding protein masquerade-like isoform X6 — encoded protein: MGGSASEVALIIGLVFFSLAGRGVLVASQQQTATTLKPPGIPASVVSNNDRLKDETTDAQYIITDVTTESLSDPEDPSTEDPMVAGLAGEIDAPAVNHDKIGEADAEGPASDMPEDKDMATTNEPDSTTPEAQAYAPSSSLRVCPGVCVADRISDYCEAALDVEQFCKAGLRCCVSADLFIDVDEPPKEFVLLKRRKPPQEEDSVPEASELASITPATTTTTTTTTEQPSTESTTVYTRRPRPTTTPPRNIPPELRCKGTCVAGFFAFLCDEIDRNGLCPRGGRCCVTQRRKPDSGKPEADQRKPTPSTSTTTTTTPPPPPECPGSCLPVLVSSFCSQPSVLIDTSNCAEGTICCDTYVENEVPPPTPPPQRQPPPPVRPATPADRPLPSAFNALSNLFSRPSSPPRREDLRPHRPYRPLPPPPPTTTTTTTTTTTTTTTTTPPPTEAPDLRLECPGTCIQPILSFTCFGNADMTDLFRCKKSNTQCCSPKSALRDLIRYEDQPNIARNDTVWRPPFDPAYDPSSYGPPGFDPSSVHPDYDHSSYGQPGYEQEQPPYVQPPYEHPHVDDEYGTSYDQPPYKQPEYEQTGFVERPYEQPPYEQPKYQGPPHREPVYEEPYEEPPYHSPPFEEPAYGRPHEPVHYEHEQPPYQSFHARRNTSQVVAPKPVETTRAPLSKYVCGVKGTHRSGRVVGGEDALPGEWCWQVALINSLNQYLCGGALIGTQWVLTAAHCVTNIVRSGDAIYVRVGDHDLTTKFGSPGAQTLRVATTYIHHNHNSQTLDNDIALLKLSGHADLEEGVCLACLPARGVSQDAGIRCTVTGYGYMGETGPIPLRVREAQVPVVSENECLRKVNAVTERVFILPASSFCAGGESGHDACQGDGGGPLVCNVDGYYELTGLVSWGFGCGRQDVPGVYVKVSAFIGWINQIISVNNL
- the LOC137633264 gene encoding protein masquerade-like isoform X4; translated protein: MGGSASEVALIIGLVFFSLAGRGVLVASQQQTATTLKPPGIPASVVSNNDRLKDETTDAQYIITDVTTESLSDPEDQTTVSTEGLFTWTGIQNADDNEMDNISPTPQPSTEDPMVAGLAGEIDAPAVNHDKIGEADAEGPASDMPEDKDMATTNEPDSTTPEAQAYAPSSSLRVCPGVCVADRISDYCEAALDVEQFCKAGLRCCVSADLFIDVDEPPKEFVLLKRRKPPQEEDSVPEASELASITPATTTTTTTTTEQPSTESTTVYTRRPRPTTTPPRNIPPELRCKGTCVAGFFAFLCDEIDRNGLCPRGGRCCVTQRRKPDSGKPEADQRKPTPSTSTTTTTTPPPPPECPGSCLPVLVSSFCSQPSVLIDTSNCAEGTICCDTYVENEVPPPTPPPQRQPPPPVRPATPADRPLPSAFNALSNLFSRPSSPPRREDLRPHRPYRPLPPPPPTTTTTTTTTTTTTTTTTPPPTEAPDLRLECPGTCIQPILSFTCFGNADMTDLFRCKKSNTQCCSPKSALRDLIRYEDQPNIARNDTVWRPPFDPAYDPSSYGPPGFDPSSVHPDYDHSSYGQPGYEQEQPPYVQPPYEHPHVDDEYGTSYDQPPYKQPEYEQTGFVERPYEQPPYEQPKYQGPPHREPVYEEPYEEPPYHSPPFEEPAYGRPHEPVHYEHEQPPYQSFHARRNTSQVVAPKPVETTRAPLSKYVCGVKGTHRSGRVVGGEDALPGEWCWQVALINSLNQYLCGGALIGTQWVLTAAHCVTNIVRSGDAIYVRVGDHDLTTKFGSPGAQTLRVATTYIHHNHNSQTLDNDIALLKLSGHADLEEGVCLACLPARGVSQDAGIRCTVTGYGYMGETGPIPLRVREAQVPVVSENECLRKVNAVTERVFILPASSFCAGGESGHDACQGDGGGPLVCNVDGYYELTGLVSWGFGCGRQDVPGVYVKVSAFIGWINQIISVNNL
- the LOC137633264 gene encoding protein masquerade-like isoform X3, whose translation is MGGSASEVALIIGLVFFSLAGRGVLVASQQQTATTLKPPGIPASVVSTLLESLAKAVDSDNCPGKCLQGLAALICNEVLEGPERCPVRGAKCCVPRKPSKDNDRLKDETTDAQYIITDVTTESLSDPEDPSTEDPMVAGLAGEIDAPAVNHDKIGEADAEGPASDMPEDKDMATTNEPDSTTPEAQAYAPSSSLRVCPGVCVADRISDYCEAALDVEQFCKAGLRCCVSADLFIDVDEPPKEFVLLKRRKPPQEEDSVPEASELASITPATTTTTTTTTEQPSTESTTVYTRRPRPTTTPPRNIPPELRCKGTCVAGFFAFLCDEIDRNGLCPRGGRCCVTQRRKPDSGKPEADQRKPTPSTSTTTTTTPPPPPECPGSCLPVLVSSFCSQPSVLIDTSNCAEGTICCDTYVENEVPPPTPPPQRQPPPPVRPATPADRPLPSAFNALSNLFSRPSSPPRREDLRPHRPYRPLPPPPPTTTTTTTTTTTTTTTTTPPPTEAPDLRLECPGTCIQPILSFTCFGNADMTDLFRCKKSNTQCCSPKSALRDLIRYEDQPNIARNDTVWRPPFDPAYDPSSYGPPGFDPSSVHPDYDHSSYGQPGYEQEQPPYVQPPYEHPHVDDEYGTSYDQPPYKQPEYEQTGFVERPYEQPPYEQPKYQGPPHREPVYEEPYEEPPYHSPPFEEPAYGRPHEPVHYEHEQPPYQSFHARRNTSQVVAPKPVETTRAPLSKYVCGVKGTHRSGRVVGGEDALPGEWCWQVALINSLNQYLCGGALIGTQWVLTAAHCVTNIVRSGDAIYVRVGDHDLTTKFGSPGAQTLRVATTYIHHNHNSQTLDNDIALLKLSGHADLEEGVCLACLPARGVSQDAGIRCTVTGYGYMGETGPIPLRVREAQVPVVSENECLRKVNAVTERVFILPASSFCAGGESGHDACQGDGGGPLVCNVDGYYELTGLVSWGFGCGRQDVPGVYVKVSAFIGWINQIISVNNL
- the LOC137633264 gene encoding protein masquerade-like isoform X2; translation: MGGSASEVALIIGLVFFSLAGRGVLVASQQQTATTLKPPGIPASVVSTLLESLAKAVDSDNCPGKCLQGLAALICNEVLEGPERCPVRGAKCCVPRKPSKDNDRLKDETTDAQYIITDVTTESLSDPEDTTVSTEGLFTWTGIQNADDNEMDNISPTPQPSTEDPMVAGLAGEIDAPAVNHDKIGEADAEGPASDMPEDKDMATTNEPDSTTPEAQAYAPSSSLRVCPGVCVADRISDYCEAALDVEQFCKAGLRCCVSADLFIDVDEPPKEFVLLKRRKPPQEEDSVPEASELASITPATTTTTTTTTEQPSTESTTVYTRRPRPTTTPPRNIPPELRCKGTCVAGFFAFLCDEIDRNGLCPRGGRCCVTQRRKPDSGKPEADQRKPTPSTSTTTTTTPPPPPECPGSCLPVLVSSFCSQPSVLIDTSNCAEGTICCDTYVENEVPPPTPPPQRQPPPPVRPATPADRPLPSAFNALSNLFSRPSSPPRREDLRPHRPYRPLPPPPPTTTTTTTTTTTTTTTTTPPPTEAPDLRLECPGTCIQPILSFTCFGNADMTDLFRCKKSNTQCCSPKSALRDLIRYEDQPNIARNDTVWRPPFDPAYDPSSYGPPGFDPSSVHPDYDHSSYGQPGYEQEQPPYVQPPYEHPHVDDEYGTSYDQPPYKQPEYEQTGFVERPYEQPPYEQPKYQGPPHREPVYEEPYEEPPYHSPPFEEPAYGRPHEPVHYEHEQPPYQSFHARRNTSQVVAPKPVETTRAPLSKYVCGVKGTHRSGRVVGGEDALPGEWCWQVALINSLNQYLCGGALIGTQWVLTAAHCVTNIVRSGDAIYVRVGDHDLTTKFGSPGAQTLRVATTYIHHNHNSQTLDNDIALLKLSGHADLEEGVCLACLPARGVSQDAGIRCTVTGYGYMGETGPIPLRVREAQVPVVSENECLRKVNAVTERVFILPASSFCAGGESGHDACQGDGGGPLVCNVDGYYELTGLVSWGFGCGRQDVPGVYVKVSAFIGWINQIISVNNL
- the LOC137633264 gene encoding protein masquerade-like isoform X5, translating into MGGSASEVALIIGLVFFSLAGRGVLVASQQQTATTLKPPGIPASVVSNNDRLKDETTDAQYIITDVTTESLSDPEDTTVSTEGLFTWTGIQNADDNEMDNISPTPQPSTEDPMVAGLAGEIDAPAVNHDKIGEADAEGPASDMPEDKDMATTNEPDSTTPEAQAYAPSSSLRVCPGVCVADRISDYCEAALDVEQFCKAGLRCCVSADLFIDVDEPPKEFVLLKRRKPPQEEDSVPEASELASITPATTTTTTTTTEQPSTESTTVYTRRPRPTTTPPRNIPPELRCKGTCVAGFFAFLCDEIDRNGLCPRGGRCCVTQRRKPDSGKPEADQRKPTPSTSTTTTTTPPPPPECPGSCLPVLVSSFCSQPSVLIDTSNCAEGTICCDTYVENEVPPPTPPPQRQPPPPVRPATPADRPLPSAFNALSNLFSRPSSPPRREDLRPHRPYRPLPPPPPTTTTTTTTTTTTTTTTTPPPTEAPDLRLECPGTCIQPILSFTCFGNADMTDLFRCKKSNTQCCSPKSALRDLIRYEDQPNIARNDTVWRPPFDPAYDPSSYGPPGFDPSSVHPDYDHSSYGQPGYEQEQPPYVQPPYEHPHVDDEYGTSYDQPPYKQPEYEQTGFVERPYEQPPYEQPKYQGPPHREPVYEEPYEEPPYHSPPFEEPAYGRPHEPVHYEHEQPPYQSFHARRNTSQVVAPKPVETTRAPLSKYVCGVKGTHRSGRVVGGEDALPGEWCWQVALINSLNQYLCGGALIGTQWVLTAAHCVTNIVRSGDAIYVRVGDHDLTTKFGSPGAQTLRVATTYIHHNHNSQTLDNDIALLKLSGHADLEEGVCLACLPARGVSQDAGIRCTVTGYGYMGETGPIPLRVREAQVPVVSENECLRKVNAVTERVFILPASSFCAGGESGHDACQGDGGGPLVCNVDGYYELTGLVSWGFGCGRQDVPGVYVKVSAFIGWINQIISVNNL